Proteins encoded by one window of Streptomyces sp. NBC_01571:
- the purN gene encoding phosphoribosylglycinamide formyltransferase yields the protein MAKAKRLVVLVSGSGTNLQALLDAVAEAGPEGYGARIVAVGADRDGIEGLARGERAGLSTFVRRVKDYGTRDEWDAALTEAVAAHEPDLVISAGFMKIVGKQFLARFGGRFVNTHPALLPSFPGAHGVRDALAYGAKVTGCTVHFVDDGVDTGPIIAQGVVEVRDEDDESALHERIKEVERELLVDVVGRLARNGYRIEGRKVVIQ from the coding sequence GTGGCCAAGGCCAAGCGCCTCGTCGTGCTGGTCTCCGGATCAGGCACGAATCTGCAGGCACTGCTCGACGCCGTCGCGGAGGCCGGCCCCGAGGGCTACGGGGCCCGGATCGTGGCCGTCGGCGCCGACCGTGACGGCATCGAGGGGCTCGCGCGCGGTGAGCGGGCGGGGCTGTCCACCTTCGTCCGGCGCGTGAAGGACTACGGCACCCGGGACGAGTGGGACGCGGCGCTCACCGAGGCGGTCGCCGCCCATGAGCCCGACCTCGTGATCTCCGCCGGGTTCATGAAGATCGTGGGGAAGCAATTCCTCGCCAGGTTCGGCGGGCGGTTCGTCAACACGCACCCCGCCCTGCTGCCGAGTTTCCCGGGGGCCCACGGCGTGCGCGACGCGCTCGCGTACGGCGCGAAGGTCACCGGATGCACCGTCCACTTCGTCGACGACGGCGTCGACACCGGACCGATCATCGCTCAGGGCGTGGTCGAGGTCCGGGACGAGGACGACGAGAGCGCTCTGCACGAGCGCATCAAGGAAGTCGAGCGAGAACTGCTCGTCGATGTCGTGGGGCGGCTCGCCCGCAACGGCTATCGCATTGAGGGACGAAAGGTAGTTATCCAGTGA
- the purH gene encoding bifunctional phosphoribosylaminoimidazolecarboxamide formyltransferase/IMP cyclohydrolase, whose product MTADSTVTAEGTAGTRRAIRRALVSVYDKTGLEELARGLHEAGVELVSTGSTAARIAASGVPVTKVEELTGFPECLDGRVKTLHPRVHAGILADLRLDSHREQLAELGVEPFDLVVVNLYPFRETVASGATPDECVEQIDIGGPSMVRAAAKNHPSVAVVTSPDRYAAVLAAVGMGGFDLTARKRLAAEAFQHTASYDVAVASWFADDYAAADTSGFPDFLGHTYERKNTLRYGENPHQGAALYVDGTGGLAEAEQLHGKEMSYNNYTDTDAARRAAYDHEDPCVAIIKHANPCGIAVASNVAEAHRKAHACDPLSAFGGVIAVNRPVTKEMAEQVADIFTEVIVAPEYEDGALEALTKKKNIRVLRAHRAPANPVEIKQIDGGALLQVTDRLQADGDNPASWTLATGDALGHGELDELAFAWRACRAVKSNAILLAKDGASVGVGMGQVNRVDSAKLAVERAGAERARGAYAASDAFFPFPDGLEILAEAGVRAVVQPGGSVRDELVVEAAKKAGITMYFTGTRHFFH is encoded by the coding sequence GTGACCGCCGACAGCACAGTCACGGCCGAGGGCACTGCGGGCACCAGGCGGGCCATCCGGCGCGCGCTCGTCAGTGTCTACGACAAGACCGGGCTCGAAGAGCTCGCGCGCGGGCTGCACGAGGCCGGTGTCGAGCTGGTGTCCACCGGCTCCACCGCCGCCCGCATCGCCGCGTCCGGCGTCCCCGTCACCAAGGTCGAGGAACTCACCGGCTTCCCCGAGTGCCTCGACGGCCGCGTCAAGACCCTGCACCCCCGGGTACACGCGGGCATCCTCGCCGACCTGCGCCTCGACAGCCACCGCGAGCAGCTCGCCGAGCTCGGCGTCGAGCCGTTCGACCTCGTCGTGGTGAACCTCTACCCCTTCCGTGAGACGGTCGCCTCCGGCGCGACGCCCGACGAGTGTGTCGAGCAGATCGACATCGGCGGTCCCTCGATGGTGCGGGCGGCCGCCAAGAACCATCCGTCCGTCGCCGTCGTCACCAGCCCGGACCGGTACGCCGCCGTCCTGGCCGCCGTCGGGATGGGGGGCTTCGACCTCACCGCCCGCAAGCGGCTCGCGGCGGAGGCCTTCCAGCACACCGCCTCGTACGACGTCGCCGTCGCCTCCTGGTTCGCGGACGACTACGCCGCGGCCGACACCAGCGGCTTCCCCGACTTCCTCGGGCACACCTACGAGCGGAAGAACACCCTTCGGTACGGGGAGAACCCGCACCAGGGTGCCGCGCTGTACGTCGACGGCACGGGCGGCCTCGCCGAGGCCGAGCAGCTGCACGGCAAGGAGATGTCGTACAACAACTACACGGACACGGACGCCGCGCGCCGTGCCGCGTACGACCACGAGGACCCCTGCGTCGCGATCATCAAGCACGCAAACCCGTGCGGCATCGCGGTCGCCTCGAACGTCGCCGAGGCGCACCGCAAGGCGCACGCCTGTGACCCGCTGTCCGCGTTCGGCGGCGTGATCGCGGTCAACCGGCCGGTGACCAAGGAGATGGCGGAGCAGGTCGCGGACATCTTCACCGAGGTCATCGTGGCGCCGGAGTACGAGGACGGCGCGCTCGAAGCCCTCACCAAGAAGAAGAACATCCGGGTCCTGCGCGCCCACCGGGCGCCCGCCAACCCGGTCGAGATCAAGCAGATCGACGGCGGCGCGCTGCTCCAGGTCACCGACCGGCTCCAGGCCGACGGCGACAACCCGGCGAGCTGGACCCTGGCCACCGGTGACGCGCTCGGCCATGGCGAGCTGGACGAACTGGCCTTCGCCTGGCGGGCCTGCCGCGCGGTGAAGTCCAACGCCATCCTGCTCGCCAAGGACGGCGCGTCGGTCGGCGTCGGCATGGGTCAGGTCAACCGCGTCGACTCCGCGAAGCTGGCGGTCGAGCGGGCGGGCGCCGAGCGTGCCCGCGGTGCGTACGCCGCCTCGGACGCGTTCTTCCCCTTCCCCGACGGCCTGGAGATCCTTGCCGAGGCGGGTGTCAGGGCCGTGGTGCAGCCGGGCGGTTCTGTCCGTGACGAGCTGGTGGTGGAGGCCGCGAAGAAGGCCGGCATCACGATGTACTTCACCGGGACGCGTCACTTCTTCCACTGA
- a CDS encoding proline-rich domain-containing protein: MSFGDPNNPYGPPQGQPSGYPPQGQPGYGYPQDVPQQPGYGYPQAPPVQQSPYGGYPGGPMVMPGGVKSARVMLFVIGGLQILGAILIAFSAVAVSAAKNNAELKDDVRFQQLADYSAGALWGVTVAVLAWGVLAIWLGVKCANGGNGVRITTMVFGILTAILGIYPFIVIGLAHTVLAILIAVFVGKADGEAWFNRPKY; encoded by the coding sequence ATGAGTTTCGGCGACCCGAACAACCCCTACGGTCCCCCGCAGGGCCAGCCGTCGGGTTACCCGCCCCAGGGCCAGCCCGGCTACGGCTACCCCCAGGACGTCCCGCAGCAGCCCGGATACGGCTACCCGCAGGCCCCGCCGGTCCAGCAGTCGCCGTACGGCGGCTACCCCGGCGGCCCGATGGTGATGCCCGGCGGGGTGAAGTCCGCACGCGTGATGCTGTTCGTCATCGGCGGTCTCCAGATACTCGGCGCCATTCTGATCGCGTTCTCCGCGGTGGCCGTCTCGGCCGCGAAGAACAACGCGGAGCTCAAGGACGACGTCCGGTTCCAGCAGCTCGCCGACTACTCGGCCGGCGCCCTGTGGGGTGTGACGGTCGCGGTGCTGGCCTGGGGTGTCCTCGCGATCTGGCTCGGGGTGAAGTGCGCCAACGGCGGCAACGGCGTGCGCATCACCACGATGGTGTTCGGCATCCTGACCGCGATCCTCGGCATCTACCCGTTCATCGTCATCGGACTGGCGCACACCGTGCTCGCGATCCTCATCGCGGTGTTCGTCGGCAAGGCCGACGGCGAGGCCTGGTTCAACCGGCCGAAGTACTGA